A stretch of the Theileria equi strain WA chromosome 1, complete sequence genome encodes the following:
- a CDS encoding hypothetical protein (encoded by transcript BEWA_024430A) translates to MPARDLIKLLARSVPFQQAKKVLDDGIFCDIVKIGGMLRNKDKFIKRRQRLIGPGGSTLKALELLTECYILTQGQTVSIIGSIKGIKVARRIVEDCMKNVHPVYHIKELMIKRELEKDPALKNENWDRFLPQFKKRSVKHKKAKIVKKKPSSLLIPTQTPRKEDLLLESGEYFMLEEERKRKKEIERREGQKKKSLEKKKRREEEFDPEYLKRNEEVVETTSADLDTKPPPKKKHKNKNEYFV, encoded by the exons ATGCCG GCTAGAGATTTAATAAAATTGTTGGCAAGAAGTGTGCCATTTCAGCAAGCCAAAAAGGTGCTTGACGATGGAATATTTTGCGACATTGTAAAAATTGGTGGCATGTTGCGAAACAaggataaatttataaagaggAGGCAACGTCTTATAGGTCCTGGAGGGTCCACGTTAAAGGCCCTGGAGCTTCTTACAGAGTGTTATATTCTCACCCAGGGACAGACGGTCTCAATTATCGGATCAATAAAGGGCATCAAAGTCGCAAGGAGGATTGTGGAGGACTGTATGAAGAATGTGCACCCAGTCTATCACATTAAAGAGTTGATGATTAAAAGGGAGTTGGAAAAGGATCCAGCgttgaaaaat GAGAACTGGGACAGATTCCTTCCTCAGTTTAAAAAGAGATCTGTAAAGCATAAAAAGGCCAAGATTGTTAAAAAGAAACCATCGTCCCTCCTCATTCCAACTCAG ACGCCGAGAAAGGAAGATTTACTTTTGGAGTCTGGTGAATACTTTATGTTGGAGGAGGaaagaaagaggaagaaggaaatTGAACGCAGAGAAGGACAAAAGAAAAAGAGtctggaaaagaagaagaggagaGAGGAAGAATTTGACCCTGAATATCTCAAGAGAAATGAGGAAGTTGTTGAAACTACAAGTGCAGATTTAGACACGAAACCtcctccaaagaagaaacataagaataaaaatgagtATTTTGTTtag